A stretch of Natronococcus sp. CG52 DNA encodes these proteins:
- a CDS encoding amidohydrolase, with protein sequence MTTLAITGGRVLSPDLTVTRADVLIDQERGEILELGDDLAADADETLDASGSLVTPGFVNGHCHVSMTLLRGYADDKPLDAWLQEDIWPAEGELTPDDIRIGAELGLVEMIKSGTTAFADMYFEVPEIADAVERAGLRARLGHGVVTVVKNDEGAREDAQTSLEVAAEYDGAADGRISTAFMPHSLTTVGGEYLEEFVPKAREAGVPIHYHANETADEVTPIVDEHGVRPLAYAAEKGMLEPQDFVAHGVHVDESEIGLLAEAGTGVIHCPASNMKLASGMAPVQRMLEEGVTVGIGTDGVASNNDLSMLDEARDAAMLGKLAAEDASAVPAEAVVEMMTQGSADAIGLDAGRLEAGAPADLAVLDLEKPHLTPAHDLVSHLAYAAAAADVRHTICDGQVLMRDREVLTLEESAVRERASEAAASLVARAEE encoded by the coding sequence ATGACGACGCTGGCTATCACCGGCGGACGGGTGCTGTCGCCCGACCTGACCGTGACGCGCGCGGACGTACTGATCGACCAAGAGCGCGGCGAGATCCTCGAACTCGGCGACGACCTCGCGGCCGACGCCGACGAGACCCTCGACGCGTCGGGTTCGCTCGTCACGCCCGGATTCGTCAACGGCCACTGTCACGTCTCGATGACGCTGCTGCGGGGCTACGCCGACGACAAACCCCTCGACGCCTGGCTCCAGGAGGACATCTGGCCCGCGGAGGGCGAACTGACCCCGGACGATATCCGGATCGGCGCGGAGCTGGGGCTGGTCGAGATGATCAAGAGCGGGACGACCGCCTTCGCGGACATGTACTTCGAGGTTCCGGAGATCGCCGACGCGGTCGAGCGGGCCGGCCTCCGGGCTCGACTCGGCCACGGTGTCGTCACCGTCGTCAAGAACGACGAGGGCGCCCGGGAGGACGCCCAGACGAGCCTCGAGGTCGCCGCGGAGTACGACGGCGCGGCCGACGGCCGGATCTCGACGGCGTTCATGCCCCACTCGCTGACGACCGTCGGCGGGGAGTACCTCGAGGAGTTCGTCCCGAAGGCCCGCGAGGCCGGCGTGCCGATCCACTACCACGCGAACGAGACCGCTGACGAGGTGACGCCGATCGTCGACGAGCACGGCGTCCGGCCGCTCGCCTACGCCGCCGAGAAGGGAATGCTCGAGCCCCAGGACTTCGTCGCCCACGGCGTCCACGTCGACGAGAGCGAGATCGGTCTGCTCGCGGAGGCGGGAACGGGCGTGATCCACTGCCCGGCCTCGAACATGAAACTCGCCAGCGGGATGGCGCCCGTCCAGCGAATGCTCGAGGAGGGCGTCACCGTCGGGATCGGTACCGACGGGGTGGCTTCGAACAACGATCTCTCCATGCTCGACGAGGCCCGCGACGCGGCGATGCTCGGCAAACTCGCCGCGGAGGACGCCAGCGCGGTGCCCGCCGAGGCGGTCGTCGAGATGATGACGCAGGGGAGCGCCGACGCCATCGGTCTCGACGCCGGTCGCCTCGAGGCGGGAGCCCCAGCCGACCTCGCGGTGCTCGACCTCGAGAAGCCGCACCTGACGCCGGCCCACGACCTCGTGAGCCACCTCGCGTACGCCGCGGCCGCCGCCGACGTCCGCCACACCATCTGTGACGGGCAGGTGCTCATGCGGGATCGAGAAGTGCTGACGCTCGAGGAGTCGGCCGTTCGCGAGCGGGCGAGCGAGGCGGCGGCGTCGCTGGTGGCTCGAGCCGAGGAATAG
- a CDS encoding FkbM family methyltransferase has translation MGIYALALAAGRPVHRIVTFEHGPTAADRLRLNVWLNGLEERIDAHDCGIGDESGKRLLYVSTYPELSAFDRAGASRWEASVAAVRPVPIRRLDDLATDLPAPDAIKVDVEGAAPAVIRGARETLERHEPAVFVEIHEDGLEGDATRETRAALEAAGYEIREREGYWRCERTV, from the coding sequence GTGGGTATCTACGCGCTCGCGCTGGCCGCGGGCCGGCCCGTTCACCGGATCGTCACCTTCGAACACGGCCCGACGGCCGCCGATCGGCTCCGGCTGAACGTCTGGCTAAACGGACTCGAGGAGCGGATCGACGCCCACGATTGCGGAATCGGCGACGAGAGCGGCAAACGACTCCTTTACGTCTCGACGTACCCCGAACTCTCGGCGTTCGACCGGGCGGGTGCGAGCCGCTGGGAGGCGTCGGTGGCCGCCGTTCGGCCGGTTCCGATTCGCCGGCTCGACGACCTCGCGACCGACCTGCCGGCGCCGGACGCGATCAAGGTCGACGTCGAGGGCGCCGCGCCGGCCGTGATACGCGGCGCGCGGGAGACCCTCGAGCGTCACGAACCCGCTGTATTCGTCGAGATTCACGAGGACGGCCTCGAGGGCGACGCGACGCGGGAAACGAGGGCGGCGCTCGAGGCCGCCGGATACGAGATCCGGGAGCGGGAGGGATACTGGCGGTGCGAACGAACGGTGTGA
- a CDS encoding HVO_0234 family beta-propeller protein yields MDSIEEKRVYDGRDGATRAYVASSFGIVRVRVAGDSVGEFGLCERCDARDVAAAGETIAVATDEDVRLLRSGVDATDEDATFVETGFGPAVAVGADGSRLLAAGPDGRIARRDDENWLTLEDDLGASVRAIDGNLIGTDRGVYRVHEGGLDHAGLTDVRDVSASGVPLAATDDGLYKLGNGWMSILEGAFNVVAADPRSEPGRIARAHAVSDETVSEYTAEDGEWRPLEHPHDPVVDVGYGDAVYAVTEDGTFAAATDGEWRSQVLGVDGVTGVAIPFER; encoded by the coding sequence ATGGATTCGATCGAGGAGAAACGCGTCTACGACGGCCGCGATGGTGCCACGCGCGCCTACGTCGCGAGTTCGTTCGGGATCGTTCGCGTGCGCGTCGCCGGCGACTCCGTCGGCGAGTTCGGCCTCTGTGAGCGCTGTGATGCGCGAGACGTCGCCGCGGCCGGCGAGACGATCGCGGTCGCGACGGACGAGGACGTTCGCCTGCTGCGTTCGGGAGTCGACGCGACCGACGAGGACGCCACCTTCGTCGAGACCGGGTTCGGCCCCGCGGTCGCGGTCGGCGCCGACGGATCGCGGCTGCTCGCAGCCGGTCCCGACGGCCGCATCGCTCGACGGGACGACGAGAATTGGCTGACGCTCGAGGACGACCTCGGCGCGTCGGTCCGCGCTATCGACGGCAACCTCATCGGCACGGACCGCGGGGTCTACCGGGTCCACGAGGGCGGTCTCGACCACGCCGGACTCACCGACGTCCGCGACGTCTCCGCCAGCGGCGTCCCGCTCGCCGCGACCGACGACGGCCTCTACAAGCTCGGTAACGGCTGGATGTCGATTCTCGAGGGCGCGTTCAACGTCGTCGCCGCCGATCCGCGCTCCGAACCCGGCCGGATCGCTCGCGCTCACGCCGTTTCCGACGAGACGGTCTCCGAATACACGGCCGAGGACGGCGAGTGGCGGCCCCTCGAGCACCCCCACGATCCCGTCGTCGACGTCGGCTACGGCGACGCGGTCTACGCGGTCACCGAGGACGGCACGTTCGCGGCGGCGACCGACGGCGAGTGGCGATCCCAGGTGCTCGGCGTCGACGGCGTGACGGGAGTCGCGATCCCGTTCGAGCGATAG
- the glmM gene encoding phosphoglucosamine mutase, with the protein MQVFGSSGTRGVANEELTPAFVLRVAKAAGTAWEAGRIAIARDTRYTGQMLADAAASGLASTGTDVDRLGIVPTPGAQAYAEREGVPVMVITASHNPPQYNGVKLVNSDGVELGITGLESIEETLLAEAFTVAPWDETGRVRMVEGAKQEYVDELLEAVDRERIADADLTIALDPGHGAGSLTSPEFFRKLGCRVVTVNGQPDGHFPGRDPEPVLSNLEDLGRLVRATDADIGIAHDGDADRAIFFDENGEYVEGDATLAALAAAELGPEDTTVSAVNVSQRLVDVANEIGAELELTPIGSTNIITRIEELEAKNKHVPVAGEGNGGIFFPNYRLTRDGAFTAARFLELVAERPVSEIVAPYNGYANVRRNIEYESTAERDAMLDAAANHAQAADAELNTRDGYRLDYGDAWVLARPSGTEPLVRIYAEARDADRANDLADDMYETLAEAKADA; encoded by the coding sequence ATGCAAGTATTCGGATCGAGCGGGACGCGCGGCGTCGCCAACGAGGAGCTGACGCCCGCGTTCGTCCTTCGCGTCGCGAAAGCAGCGGGGACGGCCTGGGAGGCCGGCCGCATCGCGATCGCACGCGACACGAGATACACCGGGCAGATGCTCGCCGACGCCGCCGCGAGCGGACTGGCGAGCACGGGAACCGACGTCGACCGCCTGGGGATCGTTCCGACGCCCGGCGCACAGGCCTACGCCGAGCGCGAGGGGGTGCCGGTTATGGTCATCACGGCCTCGCACAATCCGCCGCAGTACAACGGCGTCAAACTCGTCAACAGCGACGGGGTCGAACTCGGAATTACCGGCCTCGAGTCGATCGAGGAGACGCTGCTCGCGGAGGCGTTTACGGTCGCCCCGTGGGACGAGACGGGCCGCGTCCGGATGGTCGAGGGGGCGAAACAGGAGTACGTCGACGAACTGCTCGAGGCGGTCGACCGCGAGCGGATCGCCGACGCCGACCTGACGATCGCGCTCGACCCGGGCCACGGGGCGGGGTCGCTGACCAGTCCGGAGTTCTTCCGCAAGCTGGGCTGTCGCGTCGTCACGGTCAACGGCCAGCCCGACGGTCACTTCCCAGGCCGCGATCCGGAGCCGGTCCTCTCGAACCTCGAGGATCTGGGCCGGCTCGTCCGGGCCACCGACGCCGACATCGGGATCGCCCACGACGGCGACGCCGACCGGGCCATCTTCTTCGACGAGAACGGCGAGTACGTCGAGGGCGACGCCACCCTCGCCGCCCTCGCGGCGGCGGAACTCGGGCCCGAGGACACCACCGTCTCCGCGGTGAACGTCTCCCAGCGCCTCGTCGACGTCGCCAACGAGATCGGCGCCGAACTCGAACTGACGCCGATCGGTTCGACGAACATCATCACCCGAATCGAGGAACTCGAGGCGAAGAACAAGCACGTCCCCGTCGCGGGCGAGGGCAACGGCGGGATTTTCTTCCCCAACTACCGGCTCACGCGAGACGGCGCCTTCACCGCCGCACGGTTCCTCGAACTCGTCGCCGAGCGGCCGGTGAGCGAGATCGTCGCCCCGTACAACGGGTACGCCAACGTTCGGCGCAACATCGAGTACGAGTCGACGGCCGAACGCGACGCGATGCTCGACGCCGCGGCCAACCACGCCCAGGCCGCGGACGCCGAGCTCAACACGCGAGACGGCTACCGCCTGGACTACGGCGACGCGTGGGTGCTCGCGCGTCCGTCCGGCACGGAGCCGCTCGTCCGGATCTACGCCGAGGCCCGCGACGCCGACCGTGCGAACGACCTCGCCGACGACATGTACGAGACGCTGGCCGAAGCGAAAGCCGACGCCTGA
- a CDS encoding HPP family protein codes for MDDRTGTTLHTALLISTTAGMAWLSGLPMIFPSLGPSAFVLALFQDSDATSPKRVIGGHAIGVAAGLLAYHLLAVEASMTVATAPGSIEGLRLAGSAVLATTLTAGGMLATDTRHPPACATTLIVSLGILSALWEGVLIVLAVVLLVVAHRLLLATERAGVRYGEELRS; via the coding sequence ATGGACGATCGGACGGGAACGACGCTACACACTGCCCTTCTCATCTCGACGACGGCGGGGATGGCCTGGCTGTCGGGACTGCCGATGATCTTTCCGAGCCTCGGACCCTCGGCGTTCGTGCTGGCACTGTTCCAGGACAGTGACGCGACCTCGCCGAAGCGGGTGATCGGCGGCCACGCCATCGGCGTCGCCGCCGGACTGCTCGCGTACCACCTGCTCGCCGTCGAGGCGAGCATGACGGTCGCGACGGCGCCCGGTTCGATAGAGGGGCTCCGGCTCGCCGGGAGCGCGGTCCTCGCGACGACGCTGACTGCGGGTGGAATGCTCGCGACCGATACCCGTCACCCGCCCGCCTGCGCGACGACGCTGATCGTCTCGCTCGGAATCCTCTCGGCGCTCTGGGAGGGGGTGCTGATCGTTCTCGCGGTCGTTCTGCTCGTGGTCGCACACCGGCTGTTGCTCGCGACCGAGCGGGCCGGTGTGCGGTACGGCGAGGAACTGCGGTCCTGA
- a CDS encoding universal stress protein, giving the protein MTRRLLVPMDDSEPARAALEYALERFPDDDITVLHAVDDLEAGYAGRPPAVAGEDSHPDVFDDVDRIAEKYGRRVETQVVEGQAASAILQYVEEEDVDDIVIGSEGRSGVSRMLLGSVAEKVARRSPIPVMIVP; this is encoded by the coding sequence ATGACCAGACGCCTTCTCGTTCCGATGGACGACTCCGAGCCCGCGCGGGCGGCCCTCGAGTACGCCCTCGAACGGTTTCCCGACGACGACATCACGGTTCTCCACGCGGTCGACGACCTCGAGGCGGGATACGCAGGCCGACCGCCGGCGGTCGCCGGCGAGGACAGCCACCCCGACGTCTTCGACGACGTCGATCGGATCGCCGAGAAGTACGGGCGCCGAGTCGAGACGCAGGTCGTCGAAGGACAGGCAGCGTCCGCGATCCTCCAGTACGTCGAGGAGGAGGACGTCGACGACATCGTCATCGGTAGCGAGGGCCGCTCGGGCGTCTCGCGGATGCTACTGGGAAGCGTCGCGGAGAAGGTCGCCCGCCGGTCGCCGATACCGGTGATGATCGTCCCCTGA
- a CDS encoding DUF7118 family protein — protein MTEGVSRSEPDAAGTNRTPLERLEVARERFERARREIEDHGGEAVVDAAEAYRDATDLLDTYVDRATGTGRENFQAYIELEGKFDTLVDGLSDDLKGREAFEDALDVLDKRRLSESDFERAHEALAPARRYAELLEDRNAAQEELVEARKAASRRVREIDDAIDERERLLELATADLGAPVERLREPIETYNEAVRTAFREYRLEVSARKVFSLLERSRWYPFVGYERPPEDLRRFVSERPAGEYTVPELLEYADYSRSKLEHYVEDADELKRTVATQQTYLEGIDAEPLTVAWPPGPAGFLRRQSREYQPFVARVADEETVAALRDVRALTYGSEYDRLQTAAQAVDQLTPTERERLRDGRVADELESLRTEQHRLEDALEEDVLEETDPF, from the coding sequence ATGACTGAAGGCGTCTCTCGCTCGGAACCCGACGCAGCCGGGACGAACCGTACGCCGCTCGAGCGACTCGAGGTCGCTCGCGAGCGGTTCGAACGGGCCCGCCGAGAGATCGAGGACCACGGCGGCGAGGCGGTCGTCGACGCCGCCGAAGCCTATCGAGACGCGACGGACCTCCTCGACACCTACGTCGACCGGGCGACGGGTACCGGCCGGGAGAACTTCCAGGCGTACATCGAACTCGAGGGCAAGTTCGACACCCTCGTCGACGGGCTGTCCGACGATCTGAAGGGTCGCGAAGCGTTCGAGGACGCGCTCGACGTCCTCGACAAGCGACGGCTGAGCGAGTCCGACTTCGAGCGCGCACACGAGGCGCTCGCACCCGCCCGCCGGTACGCGGAACTGCTCGAGGACCGAAACGCTGCGCAGGAGGAACTCGTCGAGGCGCGAAAGGCCGCCAGCAGACGCGTGCGGGAGATCGACGACGCGATCGACGAGCGCGAGCGACTGCTCGAACTCGCGACCGCCGACCTGGGGGCGCCGGTCGAGCGACTCCGGGAGCCGATCGAGACGTACAACGAGGCGGTCCGGACCGCGTTCCGGGAGTACCGCCTCGAGGTCTCGGCCCGGAAGGTCTTCTCACTGCTCGAGCGGAGCCGATGGTACCCCTTCGTCGGCTACGAACGTCCGCCGGAGGATCTGCGGCGGTTCGTGTCCGAACGGCCCGCCGGAGAGTACACCGTTCCCGAACTGCTCGAGTACGCTGACTACTCCCGGTCGAAGCTCGAGCACTACGTCGAGGACGCGGACGAACTCAAGCGGACGGTCGCGACCCAGCAGACGTACCTCGAGGGGATCGACGCCGAACCGCTGACGGTCGCGTGGCCGCCCGGTCCGGCGGGGTTCCTCCGGCGCCAGAGTCGAGAGTACCAGCCGTTCGTCGCCCGCGTCGCCGACGAGGAAACCGTCGCGGCGCTTCGGGACGTACGCGCCCTGACGTACGGTTCGGAGTACGACCGCCTCCAGACCGCGGCTCAGGCGGTCGATCAGTTAACTCCCACAGAGCGCGAGCGGCTGCGAGACGGCCGCGTCGCGGACGAACTCGAGTCGCTTCGAACGGAACAGCACCGACTCGAGGACGCGCTCGAGGAGGACGTACTCGAGGAGACCGATCCGTTCTAA
- the hisI gene encoding phosphoribosyl-AMP cyclohydrolase, protein MDEIAVDFGEDGLVPAVAQDADTGEVLMLAYVSPEALEHTRETGLAHYYSRSRDELWQKGGTSGHVQHVEEVRVDCDADTLLYLVDQEGGACHTGHRSCFYRTVEGENVGERVFDPEAVYE, encoded by the coding sequence ATGGACGAGATCGCGGTCGACTTCGGCGAGGACGGACTCGTTCCGGCCGTCGCACAGGACGCCGACACGGGCGAGGTGTTGATGCTCGCCTACGTCTCCCCGGAGGCGCTCGAGCACACCCGCGAGACGGGACTGGCACACTACTACTCGCGAAGCCGGGACGAACTCTGGCAGAAGGGCGGGACGAGCGGGCACGTCCAGCACGTCGAGGAGGTCAGGGTCGACTGCGACGCCGACACCCTGCTGTACCTGGTCGACCAGGAGGGGGGTGCGTGTCACACGGGCCACCGCTCCTGTTTCTACCGAACCGTCGAGGGCGAGAACGTCGGCGAACGAGTGTTCGATCCCGAGGCCGTCTACGAGTAG
- a CDS encoding YihY/virulence factor BrkB family protein yields MGAVAATRSVVDRAREEQITLLAASIAYYAFFSIIPLLLLVLAIGSLVGGQAFADRLVGLIGGQLSSQGQTVVEQALTSPTGRGGASIVGVVGLLWGGLKVFRTVDVAFDQVYLVGEDSSLVRQVVDGVLVLFLVGLAVIVMVGLGAVIQRAELVGIPGISILGWIGMFVGLVVVFLPLFYVMPPVEVSFREVVPGTVFTVAGWIILQAGFQVYAANAGDYQAYGLLGAVLLFLTWLYFAGVLVLLGATINAVLADR; encoded by the coding sequence ATGGGAGCAGTCGCGGCAACCCGATCCGTGGTCGACCGTGCGCGAGAGGAACAAATTACTCTTCTCGCGGCGAGCATCGCCTATTACGCCTTCTTTTCGATCATTCCGTTGCTGTTGCTCGTCCTCGCGATCGGATCGCTCGTCGGCGGACAGGCGTTCGCCGACCGTCTCGTCGGACTCATCGGAGGGCAGCTCTCCTCGCAGGGCCAAACCGTGGTCGAGCAAGCGTTGACGAGCCCGACCGGCCGAGGTGGTGCGTCGATCGTCGGGGTCGTCGGGCTGCTGTGGGGAGGTCTCAAGGTGTTCCGGACGGTCGACGTCGCGTTCGATCAGGTCTACCTGGTCGGAGAGGACTCCTCCCTGGTTCGCCAGGTCGTCGACGGCGTGCTCGTGCTGTTCCTCGTCGGTCTCGCGGTGATCGTCATGGTCGGCCTCGGGGCGGTAATTCAGCGCGCGGAACTGGTCGGTATCCCCGGTATCAGCATCCTCGGCTGGATCGGGATGTTCGTCGGACTCGTCGTCGTCTTTCTCCCGCTGTTTTACGTAATGCCGCCGGTCGAGGTCAGCTTTCGAGAGGTGGTTCCGGGCACGGTGTTCACGGTCGCGGGCTGGATAATCCTCCAGGCTGGATTCCAGGTGTACGCCGCAAACGCGGGCGACTACCAGGCCTACGGGCTGCTCGGGGCCGTGCTCCTGTTTCTCACGTGGTTGTACTTCGCGGGCGTTCTCGTGCTGCTCGGCGCGACGATCAACGCCGTGCTCGCGGACCGGTGA
- a CDS encoding CDC48 family AAA ATPase encodes MVEELRVQELTARDAGRGIARLSRTTTENLAIDSGEIVQITGRRQTVAKAAPGYEGDPDDVVRIDGNVRANASVGINDRVEVTKADVSAADSVTVALPEYVILRGAEPFLQRRLVDRPVVRGDTVHMRLLGRPFVFLVTQTSPAGPVTITERTTFTVRDAPITEEDLRGERTELPDVTYEDIGGLDRELEQIREMIELPMRHPELFRRLGIAPPKGVLLHGPPGTGKTLLARAVANEINAHFRTISGPEIMSKYYGESEEQLREVFDEAQENAPAIVFIDELDSVAPSRDEVTGDVERRVVAQLLSLMDGLEERGDVIVIAATNRIDAIDPALRRGGRFDREIEIGVPSRDGRLEILQIHTRGMPLADDVDIEDFADRTYGFAGADLESLAKEAAMRALRRIQVDVDLEVEVIPPDVLDQITVTGDDFERALRTVEPSAMREVFVEIPDVTYEDVGGLESVKRELVRAVEWPLAYPQLFEKLRTAPPRGVLLYGPPGTGKTLLARAVANASRVNFISVKGPELLDKFVGESERAVRDVFQRARQNAPTIVFFDEIDAIAPERGGSFDSRVTERVVSQLLTELDGIEDLKNVFVLGATNRPDIVDRALLRPGRLEKTVYVPTPDLEARREIFGVHTRGVPLTDDVDLDELAEETDGYTGSDIEAIIREASMLSMDGVVTSIEGDEDASADDISAAADELTVTSAHFGQAMQKISRSVTDEMREFYDDLVENLGGDATDESGESMIGFQ; translated from the coding sequence ATGGTCGAGGAGCTACGAGTTCAGGAACTGACGGCACGAGACGCAGGCCGCGGAATCGCCCGGTTGAGCCGAACCACCACGGAGAATCTAGCGATCGACTCCGGGGAGATCGTTCAGATCACCGGCCGGCGCCAGACGGTTGCAAAAGCGGCGCCCGGATACGAAGGTGATCCCGACGACGTCGTCCGGATCGACGGGAACGTGCGAGCGAACGCGAGCGTCGGGATAAACGATCGCGTCGAGGTGACGAAAGCGGACGTGAGCGCCGCAGACTCGGTGACGGTTGCGCTCCCGGAGTACGTCATCCTCCGCGGCGCGGAACCGTTCCTCCAGCGACGCCTCGTCGATCGGCCGGTCGTGAGGGGAGACACCGTCCACATGCGCCTTCTGGGCCGTCCGTTCGTGTTTCTCGTCACCCAAACGTCTCCCGCGGGGCCGGTCACGATCACCGAACGGACGACGTTCACCGTCCGCGACGCGCCGATCACCGAGGAGGATCTCCGGGGCGAGCGGACCGAACTCCCGGACGTCACGTACGAGGATATCGGCGGGCTCGATCGCGAGTTGGAACAAATCCGCGAGATGATCGAGTTGCCGATGCGCCATCCCGAACTCTTTCGGCGTCTCGGCATCGCGCCCCCGAAAGGCGTTCTCCTGCACGGGCCGCCCGGCACCGGGAAGACCCTTCTGGCGAGAGCGGTCGCGAACGAGATCAACGCCCACTTTCGAACGATCTCCGGACCGGAGATCATGTCGAAGTACTACGGCGAGAGCGAGGAGCAACTCCGCGAGGTATTCGACGAAGCACAGGAGAACGCGCCCGCGATCGTCTTCATCGACGAACTCGACTCCGTCGCACCGAGTCGCGACGAAGTGACGGGCGACGTGGAACGTCGAGTGGTCGCCCAGCTTCTCAGCCTGATGGACGGCCTCGAGGAACGCGGAGACGTGATCGTGATCGCCGCAACCAATCGGATCGACGCGATCGATCCCGCGCTCCGGCGCGGCGGCCGCTTCGATCGCGAGATCGAGATCGGCGTTCCCTCGCGGGATGGCCGCCTCGAGATCCTGCAGATTCACACGCGAGGGATGCCCCTCGCCGACGACGTGGACATCGAGGATTTCGCCGACCGAACGTACGGGTTCGCGGGTGCCGACCTCGAGTCGCTGGCGAAGGAAGCCGCCATGCGCGCCCTGCGCCGGATTCAGGTCGACGTCGATTTAGAGGTCGAGGTTATCCCGCCCGACGTCCTCGACCAGATAACGGTCACGGGAGACGACTTCGAGCGAGCGCTCCGGACCGTCGAGCCCAGCGCGATGCGCGAAGTGTTCGTCGAGATCCCGGACGTCACGTACGAGGACGTGGGCGGACTCGAGTCGGTGAAACGAGAGCTGGTCAGAGCCGTCGAATGGCCGCTCGCGTACCCGCAGCTGTTCGAAAAGTTGCGCACGGCCCCTCCGCGGGGCGTCCTCCTGTACGGTCCGCCCGGAACGGGAAAGACGCTGCTCGCTCGAGCAGTCGCCAACGCCAGTCGCGTCAATTTCATCTCGGTCAAGGGGCCGGAACTGCTCGATAAATTCGTCGGTGAGAGCGAACGCGCCGTCAGAGACGTGTTTCAGCGAGCGCGCCAGAACGCGCCGACGATCGTGTTTTTCGACGAAATCGATGCGATCGCTCCGGAACGGGGGGGATCGTTCGATTCGCGCGTAACCGAGCGGGTCGTCTCTCAGCTGCTGACGGAACTCGACGGGATCGAGGATCTGAAAAACGTGTTCGTCCTCGGCGCGACCAATCGGCCGGATATCGTCGATCGTGCGCTGTTGCGACCGGGTCGGCTGGAGAAAACCGTCTACGTCCCGACGCCGGATCTCGAGGCGAGGCGCGAAATTTTCGGCGTTCACACTCGCGGCGTTCCGCTCACAGACGACGTCGACCTCGACGAGTTAGCCGAAGAGACGGACGGGTACACCGGCAGCGATATCGAGGCGATCATTCGCGAGGCGAGTATGCTCTCAATGGACGGGGTAGTCACCTCGATCGAAGGGGACGAAGACGCATCCGCCGATGATATCTCGGCCGCGGCAGACGAGTTGACCGTTACCAGCGCGCACTTCGGCCAGGCGATGCAAAAAATCAGCCGATCGGTGACCGACGAGATGCGGGAGTTCTACGACGATCTCGTCGAGAATCTCGGCGGAGACGCGACCGACGAGTCCGGAGAGTCGATGATCGGATTCCAGTGA